The Sphingobacterium lactis sequence ACAGGTGTGGTCGGTTACGAAACCATCAACCGGGGCGAAACAATGTTGTACGACGGTGCGAAGATATTGAGCGAAGATAATTTTATCTACGGTGCAGGCGGTCGCCTCACTTTTGAAACGTACCTGTCCGACCGTTTTGTATTAGTCCTGCAAGGGCGTACAAAAATCCTTTGGGGTACGGATTTACAACAGTTCCGACCGTCAGCAGGTGTGGGATTAAGGTTTAACTTTTAAAACGTAAAAACGATGATAGCAATATTCAATAAATTCAGAACGGGGCTACTGCCACTATATGTATTCCTGACAATCCTCACAGCTTCGGTTACGTTGGTATCTTGCAGCAAAGATGATGACCTCGAAATACAGAACAATTTTCCTTTCGAGGTCAATGTAATGCCAGTGCCTAAAGATGTTGCAAACGGGCAGACCGTAGAAATACGCATTACCATACAGCGTACAGGCAATTACAGCAATACGCAGTATTTCCTCCGTTACTTTCAATTTGACGGGCAGGGAACATTGCAATACTACAACGAACCGCCGTATCAGCCCAATGACCTGTACCAATTACCAACGGAGCAGTTCAGGCTGTACTACACTTCAACGTCTGCCGTTTCACAGTCTTTTGACGTTTGGATTTCGGACAGCTTCGGGAATGAAAAGCAGATAACTTTTCAGTTTAACAGCAGCGATTAAGAGCAGTATTTCAATTCAAAAAAAAACGGCTTATCTGATTGGTAAGCCGTTTTTAATTTTCAGCCGGGCAGTGTATTTCAAAAGAAATAATTTCTTATCCTTGTAATCTATTTCAGTGTTGAGTAAGGTTTTATTTCCATAAACAATGAAAGAGGCTTGCCTTTTGGGGTAAGCCTCTTTCGCATTTAATTCACATCGTTTACAGGCTGAAACAAATATTTTTCGTAAATTCAAACAGTGGAAATAAAGTGTTTTTGTTATGGTCGCATCATTGGTTATAGGTATCATATTTTTGGTTGCAGGCTTGGGACTTCGTTACTGGATTAACCGCAGGAAGTTTTACAGGCGCAGCCCTATGGGAGCAGAGGGTTTCTCATCTTATGAAAGTTCGGTTTTCATTAAATTGATTGAAAGGGTTGGTAAATGGATAGCTTACGCACTGATTATTTTCGGTCTGTTGTCACTGTGGGTTTATTCCCGTGAGAAAAAGGAAAAACAGCAGCCTGAAGTAAAAACCGAACAATCTCGATAAAAAAACTATTCGCTTTAACTACCTCCACAAGATTTGTGAGCTAACGCAATTAATTTTTATTTAACTTTGTATGGTGAAGTTTATATCTTTAATATTAGCCGCC is a genomic window containing:
- a CDS encoding molybdenum ABC transporter permease → MVASLVIGIIFLVAGLGLRYWINRRKFYRRSPMGAEGFSSYESSVFIKLIERVGKWIAYALIIFGLLSLWVYSREKKEKQQPEVKTEQSR
- a CDS encoding DUF3872 domain-containing protein; this translates as MIAIFNKFRTGLLPLYVFLTILTASVTLVSCSKDDDLEIQNNFPFEVNVMPVPKDVANGQTVEIRITIQRTGNYSNTQYFLRYFQFDGQGTLQYYNEPPYQPNDLYQLPTEQFRLYYTSTSAVSQSFDVWISDSFGNEKQITFQFNSSD